Proteins from one Salvia hispanica cultivar TCC Black 2014 unplaced genomic scaffold, UniMelb_Shisp_WGS_1.0 HiC_scaffold_1083, whole genome shotgun sequence genomic window:
- the LOC125197917 gene encoding monofunctional riboflavin biosynthesis protein RIBA 3, chloroplastic-like isoform X1 → MDCIALQQSSFPHIFITSKSPHSTHTHLAPIPPHKTACKLAALGSSDTFSSNDESIPPPFGTLEAQITQETIDFFVSDAEGDPDCPSPGYSPIDQALSALRQQKFVLVVDDYDGDDHVEGNLVMAASHVSSEAVAFMVRNGSGIISVGMKEEDLERLDLPLMSPQNEDNSSAPSFTVTVDARVGTSTGVSASDRAKTVLALSSPESRPGDFRRPGHVFPLKYRKGGVLSRVGHTEASVDLVTLAGLQPVSVLSAVVDSEDVSMASIATLRKLALDYNIPIVSITDLIRYRRKREKLVERTAVSRLPTKWGLFAVHSYRSKLDGIEHIALVKGDIGNGQDVLVRVHSECLTGDIFGSRRCDCGNQLELAMQLIEQAGRGVVVYLRGHEGRGIGLGHKLQAYNLQDQGHDTVEANLELGFAADAREYGIGAQILRDVGVHTMRLMTNNPAKFTGLKGYGLAVVGRVPVLTPITEDNMRYLETKRVKMGHVYGSDVQGPLSDFIKSNTDKQDPTEGNNKN, encoded by the exons ATGGATTGCATTGCTCTTCAGCAATCATCGTTTCCTCACATCTTCATCACCTCCAAATCCCCGCACTCAACTCACACTCACCTCGCACCGATCCCGCCTCATAAAACCGCGTGTAAGCTTGCAGCCCTTGGATCATCAGACACCTTCTCATCAAATGATGAATCTATCCCTCCTCCCTTCGGAACTTTGGAAGCCCAAATTACTCAAGAAACCATTGATTTCTTCGTGAGCGATGCAGAGGGCGATCCTGACTGTCCATCTCCAGGCTACTCTCCCATTGACCAAGCTCTTTCTGCATTGCGCCAACAAAAG TTTGTGCTTGTTGTAGATGATTATGATGGTGATGATCATGTTGAAGGAAACCTTGTCATGGCGGCCTCTCATGTGAGCTCTGAGGCGGTTGCTTTCATGGTGAGGAACGGCTCGGGTATAATCTCAGTCGGCATGAAGGAAGAGGACCTTGAGAGGCTAGACCTCCCTTTGATGTCCCCTCAAAATGAAGATAATTCCTCTGCTCCTTCCTTCACTGTCACTGTG GATGCTAGAGTTGGAACATCTACTGGAGTGTCCGCTTCAGACAGGGCAAAAACAGTGCTTGCTCTGTCCTCTCCTGAGTCGAGGCCAGGGGATTTCAGAAGGCCGGGCCATGTATTCCCTCTCAAGTATAGGAAGGGTGGCGTTCTAAGTAGAGTTGGCCACACTGAAGCTTCTGTTGATTTGGTAACACTAGCTGGTTTGCAGCCAGTCTCAGTTCTATCGGCCGTAGTTGATTCAGAAGATGTTTCCATGGCCTCGATTGCCACTTTGAGAAAGTTGGCCTTGGATTATAACATTCCAATTGTTTCAATCACTGATCTCATAAG GTATAGGAGAAAGAGGGAAAAGCTTGTTGAAAGGACTGCAGTTTCGCGTTTGCCAACTAAATGGGGCTTGTTTGCGGTTCACAGTTATCGTTCGAAACTGGATGGGATAGAACATATAGCGCTTGTGAAG GGAGACATAGGGAATGGACAGGATGTTCTTGTGAGGGTTCATTCGGAGTGTTTGACAGGTGACATTTTTGGATCAAGACGATGCGACTGTGGCAATCAATTGGAACTGGCAATGCAGTTGATAGAGCAAGCCGGTAGAGGCGTTGTAGTGTATCTACGAGGGCACGAGGGGCGTGGGATAGGGCTTGGTCACAAGCTTCAGGCCTACAACTTGCAGGATCAAGGCCATGACACAGTTGAAGCAAACCTCGAGCTTGGTTTTGCAGCTGATGCGCGCGAATATGGGATAGGCGCCCAG ATTCTACGAGACGTTGGAGTTCATACCATGCGCCTGATGACGAACAATCCGGCCAAATTTACTGGTCTCAAGGGCTACGGTCTGGCAGTTGTGGGGCGTGTTCCTGTGCTGACCCCCATCACAGAGGATAACATGCGGTATTTGGAGACGAAACGCGTGAAGATGGGTCATGTTTATGGATCTGATGTACAAGGGCCACTGTCTGActtcatcaaatcaaatactGATAAACAAGATCCAACAGAGGGAAACAACAAAAACTGA
- the LOC125197922 gene encoding 11S globulin seed storage protein Ana o 2.0101-like: MEIDLTPKLAKKIYGGDGGAYHSWCPSELPMLKEGNIGAAKLFLEKNGFALPRYSDSAKVAYVLQGSGVAGIILPEKEEKVLAIKKGDAIALPFGVTTWWYNKEDTELGILFLGDTKTAHKAGCFTDMFLTGPNGIFTGFSTEFVGRAWDLDEATVKTLVGSQSGKGIVKLPADAKMPEPKKDHYSGMALNCIEAPLDVDIKGGGKVVVLNTKNLPLVGEVGLGADLVMLNGGAMCSPGFSCDSALQVTYIVRGSGRVQVVGVDGKRVLETTIKAGNLFIVPRFFVVSKISDPDGMDWFSIITTPNPIFTHLAGRTSVWKALSPEVLRASFNVPADVEEKFSSKRKAEEIFFPPPN; this comes from the exons ATGGAGATCGATTTGACACCCAAGTTGGCCAAGAAGATCTACGGCGGAGATGGTGGCGCCTACCACTCTTGGTGCCCCAGTGAGCTCCCCATGCTCAAAGAGGGCAACATCGGCGCCGCCAAGCTCTTCCTCGAGAAGAACGGCTTCGCCCTGCCCCGCTACTCCGATTCCGCCAAGGTTGCCTACGTTCTTCAAg GCAGCGGAGTGGCCGGGATCATCCTGCCGGAGAAGGAGGAGAAAGTTCTAGCGATCAAGAAGGGCGACGCCATCGCCCTCCCCTTCGGCGTGACGACGTGGTGGTACAACAAGGAGGATACCGAGCTGGGCATCCTCTTCCTCGGCGACACCAAGACCGCTCACAAGGCCGGGTGCTTCACGGACATGTTCCTCACCGGCCCCAACGGCATCTTCACCGGCTTCTCCACCGAGTTCGTGGGCCGTGCCTGGGACCTCGACGAGGCCACCGTCAAGACCCTCGTCGGCAGCCAGTCGGGAAAGGGCATCGTGAAGCTCCCCGCCGACGCCAAGATGCCGGAACCAAAGAAGGATCACTACTCCGGAATGGCGCTCAACTGCATTGAGGCGCCCCTTGATGTTGACATCAAGGGCGGAGGCAAGGTCGTGGTGCTCAACACCAAGAACCTGCCCCTTGTCGGGGAGGTCGGCCTTGGAGCCGACCTCGTGATGCTCAACGGGGGAGCCATGTGCTCCCCTGGCTTCTCCTGCGACTCGGCCCTGCAGGTCACCTACATTGTTAGGGGCAGTGGCCGCGTCCAGGTCGTCGGAGTCGACGGCAAGCGCGTGCTCGAGACCACCATCAAGGCCGGTAACCTCTTTATCGTTCCTAGGTTTTTCGTCGTCTCCAAGATTTCTGATCCCGATGGCATGGACTGGTTCTCCATCATCACCACTCCAAA CCCTATTTTCACGCATCTGGCGGGAAGGACTTCGGTATGGAAGGCTCTGTCGCCGGAGGTGTTGAGGGCGTCGTTTAATGTTCCGGCGGATGTGGAGGAGAAGTTTAGCTCAAAGAGGAAGGCGGAAGAGATCTTTTTCCCGCCACCGAATTGA
- the LOC125197917 gene encoding monofunctional riboflavin biosynthesis protein RIBA 3, chloroplastic-like isoform X2 gives MAASHVSSEAVAFMVRNGSGIISVGMKEEDLERLDLPLMSPQNEDNSSAPSFTVTVDARVGTSTGVSASDRAKTVLALSSPESRPGDFRRPGHVFPLKYRKGGVLSRVGHTEASVDLVTLAGLQPVSVLSAVVDSEDVSMASIATLRKLALDYNIPIVSITDLIRYRRKREKLVERTAVSRLPTKWGLFAVHSYRSKLDGIEHIALVKGDIGNGQDVLVRVHSECLTGDIFGSRRCDCGNQLELAMQLIEQAGRGVVVYLRGHEGRGIGLGHKLQAYNLQDQGHDTVEANLELGFAADAREYGIGAQILRDVGVHTMRLMTNNPAKFTGLKGYGLAVVGRVPVLTPITEDNMRYLETKRVKMGHVYGSDVQGPLSDFIKSNTDKQDPTEGNNKN, from the exons ATGGCGGCCTCTCATGTGAGCTCTGAGGCGGTTGCTTTCATGGTGAGGAACGGCTCGGGTATAATCTCAGTCGGCATGAAGGAAGAGGACCTTGAGAGGCTAGACCTCCCTTTGATGTCCCCTCAAAATGAAGATAATTCCTCTGCTCCTTCCTTCACTGTCACTGTG GATGCTAGAGTTGGAACATCTACTGGAGTGTCCGCTTCAGACAGGGCAAAAACAGTGCTTGCTCTGTCCTCTCCTGAGTCGAGGCCAGGGGATTTCAGAAGGCCGGGCCATGTATTCCCTCTCAAGTATAGGAAGGGTGGCGTTCTAAGTAGAGTTGGCCACACTGAAGCTTCTGTTGATTTGGTAACACTAGCTGGTTTGCAGCCAGTCTCAGTTCTATCGGCCGTAGTTGATTCAGAAGATGTTTCCATGGCCTCGATTGCCACTTTGAGAAAGTTGGCCTTGGATTATAACATTCCAATTGTTTCAATCACTGATCTCATAAG GTATAGGAGAAAGAGGGAAAAGCTTGTTGAAAGGACTGCAGTTTCGCGTTTGCCAACTAAATGGGGCTTGTTTGCGGTTCACAGTTATCGTTCGAAACTGGATGGGATAGAACATATAGCGCTTGTGAAG GGAGACATAGGGAATGGACAGGATGTTCTTGTGAGGGTTCATTCGGAGTGTTTGACAGGTGACATTTTTGGATCAAGACGATGCGACTGTGGCAATCAATTGGAACTGGCAATGCAGTTGATAGAGCAAGCCGGTAGAGGCGTTGTAGTGTATCTACGAGGGCACGAGGGGCGTGGGATAGGGCTTGGTCACAAGCTTCAGGCCTACAACTTGCAGGATCAAGGCCATGACACAGTTGAAGCAAACCTCGAGCTTGGTTTTGCAGCTGATGCGCGCGAATATGGGATAGGCGCCCAG ATTCTACGAGACGTTGGAGTTCATACCATGCGCCTGATGACGAACAATCCGGCCAAATTTACTGGTCTCAAGGGCTACGGTCTGGCAGTTGTGGGGCGTGTTCCTGTGCTGACCCCCATCACAGAGGATAACATGCGGTATTTGGAGACGAAACGCGTGAAGATGGGTCATGTTTATGGATCTGATGTACAAGGGCCACTGTCTGActtcatcaaatcaaatactGATAAACAAGATCCAACAGAGGGAAACAACAAAAACTGA